In Hyalangium ruber, the DNA window CAACAGCCCCAGGGCCCCGCCCGCCAGCGCGAGAATCAGACTCTCGGTGAGGAACTGCGTCACCAGCCGCTGGCGTCCCGCCCCGAGCGCCGCGCGGATGGAGATCTCCCGACCGCGCGCCGCCGCCCGGGCCAGCAGCAGGTTGGCCACGTTCGTACAGGCGATGAGGAGCACGAAGCCCACCGCGCCCAACAGCACCCACAGCGTGCCCCGTACGTTGCCCACCATCTGCTCGCCCATCGGCACCACGGAGATCGCCCACCCGCTGCTCTGGCTGTAGTTGTTGGGGTGGGACTGGACCAGCTCGCCGGAGACACGGTCCATGTCCCGCTGGGCGGCCTCCAGCGTCACCCCGGGCTTCAGCCGCGCCACCACGTCCAGGAAGCGCCGCCCTCGGAACCCCGGCGCGAGCGAGCTGGTCGGGGGCGCCAAGGGGATGTAGAGGTCCGTCCCCCGGGGGTACTCGAAGCCCTCGGGCAGCACGCCCACCACCGTGTAGGAGTTTCCGTCCAGGCTCACCGTCGTGCCGAGGATGTTCGGGTTGGCACCGAAACGCCCGCGCCACAGCCGGTGCGTCAGCAGCAGCACCCGATCCTGGCCAGGCGACTCCTCTTCCTCGCGGAAGTTGCGGCCCAGCGTCGGCGCCACGCCCAGCGTGGGCATCAGGGACGCGGAGGCGGTAATGGCGTTCAGCCGCTCGGGCGTGTCCTGGCCCGTGAGCGTCACGTCCACCTGGTCGTAGGCCGCCACCGAGCGCAGCGCCCGGGGCAGATCGCGGTAGTCCCGATACTCATGTATCGAGACGGAGATTCGCTCCAGGCCCGCGGCGCGGAAGTTGCCGAAGATGCGCACCAACTGCTCCGGCTCGGCGAAGGGCAGCGGGCGCAGCAGCACCCCATTCACCACGCTGAAGACGGCGCTGTTGGCGCCAATTCCCAGCGCCAGCGCCAGCACCGCCACCAGCGCGAAGCCAGGGCTCTTGCGGAGAACGCGCAGCGCGTAGCGGGCGTCCTGGAGGAAGCTATCCATATATAGAGGTCGGGAGATCTCGCGAGAGCGCGCCTAGCGCAGGCGCTCGTCCTGGACGATGCGTCCGTCGAAGAGGCTCACCGTGCGCGTGCCCAGCCGCGCTTGCGCCGGATCGTGCGTCACCATGATCAGCGTCGCCCCACCCTGGTGCAGCTCCGACAAGAGCTGCATCACCGACTCGCCGTTCTTCGAGTCCAGGTTGCCCGTGGGCTCGTCCGCCAGGAGGATCAGCGGATCGCCCGCCACCGCGCGCGCCACCGCCACGCGCTGCTGCTGACCGCCCGACAGCTGCCCGGGCATGTGCCGCGCCCGGTGGCTCATCCCCACCCGATCCAGCGCCTTCTCCACCCGCTTGCGCCGCTCGTCCGCGCCCATGCCCCGGTACGTGAGCGGCAGCTCCACGTTCTCGTACACGGACAGGTCGCCGATCAGGTTGAAGCTCTGGAAGATGAAGCCGATGTGCCGGTTGCGCACCAGCGCCCGCTCCGTGGGGGACAAGTCCAGCACCGACTTGCCGTCCAGCAGGTAGGTGCCCTTGGTGGAGGTATCCAGCAGTCCCAGCACCGCCAGCAGCGTCGTCTTCCCCGAGCCGGAGGGGCCGACGATGGACAGCCACTCGCCCGGCCGCACCGTGAGGTGGACGTCCGAGAGGGCGTGGGTCTCCACCTCCTCCGTCTCGAAGACCTTCGTCACGGCCTCCAGCTGGATGAGGGCCTTCTGCGGCACCACCTCCGCCGCGCTCGAGGCCGCCGTCACCGTCACGCCCTCGGGCTTCACGCTCTCAGAAACCGTCGTACTCATCGCACTCTCACTCGCTCCACCGCGTCCCACGCGGTCATGTCCGAGAGCACCACCTGGTCACCCTCGGTAAGGCCCTGCACCACCTCGATGGCGTTCACAGAGCCCCGCCCCAGCTGCACCGGCACCCGCACCGCCTCGTCGCTGCCCGGCAGCAGCCGGAAGAGCGTCATGGTGGAGTTGGGCTGCGCGCCCGCCGGCCGCCCCACCGAGAGCACCTCGCCCAGCCGCTCCAGCTCCACCGTGCCCTCCACCGTGAGATCCGGCCGCGCGCCCCGGGGCAGCTCTCCCGGCAGCGTCACTTCCACCCGCACCGTGCCCTGGCTCGCCGCAGGCGCCACGCGCGACACCGTGCCTTCCACCACCCCGTTGCGCGTGTCCACCTGGGCCTTCTGGCCCACCTGGATGTCGCGCGCCTGCGTCTCCGCGATGCGCAGCTCCGCCTTCAGCCGCTCGGGCTTCACCACCTTGGCCAGCACCGTGCCCGGCGTGACCCACTGCCCCAGCTCCAGCGGCAGCTCGGTGAGCACCCCCGCCTCCCCGGCCTTCACCTGCATCGACTCCACCTGGGTACGGCGGAAGCGCGCCACCGCTTTCAATCTTTCAATCTGCCCCCGCTGAGCCGCGAGCTGCTCTTGGGAGCTGGCCTGCAGGACGCTCAGGCGCTTGCGCTCCAGGGCCAGGCGCTGGCCCATCTCGCCGGCCTTCTCGCGCGCCTGCTGGGCCTCCAGCGTGGGCACATAGGACCGGTCCAGCAGCGCCACGGTGGCCTGGGCCTGACGGCTGGCGTGAGCGGAGTCGGCCTCCAGGCTGGCGAGGGCGACCTCCTGGGAGATGCGCTGCGTCTCCAGCGTGGTGCGCAGGGCGATGAGCTCCGCCTCGGCGCTGGCGAGCTGCCGCTCGGCCTCGAGCGCCTGCAGCTGCACGTCCGGGTTGGACAGCTCCATGAGCACGGTGTCCGCCTCCACGGGGGCGCCGGGGCGCACGTGGATGCGCTCGACGCGGCCGGCGGTGTCGGCGGTGAGCCAGCGGATGTGCTCGGGGACGAGGGTACCCGCGCCCTTCACCTGGCGCAGCATGGGCCCCCGCTTCACCGTATCCAGCCACACGCTGCCGCGCTCCACGGTGGGCGCGGCGGCCCGCAGCCGCGACAGGCCCACCGTGATGGCCACCAGCGCGAGCACTCCGGCAGCCGCGAAGAGCCAGGGCTTGCGATTGGGTTTGCGAGTCCGAGGAATGTCCACGGCACGCCTCATGAGCGAAGGCCGTGCCAAAAGTGAATGAGACTGTAAGTCCCTGGAATCCCTCGGGATTGAGGCGTCCTGCCCGGAGAACCTGCCCGCTTGCGAGAAGGCGCGTCCCAATATCGGACACTTCGCCGTGTCCAGTGATGGGACGGCGCTTCCCAGAGGCGGTCAGTCCTCGCTGGGACAAGACTGGCGCGCGCCACCGGAGCGAGTGCTCCAAGGACACCCTCTCCGGTGGCACGGCCAGGAGCTTCGAGGAGCCGGGACCTCGAAGCTGCCTTGCAGTTCAGCCATCGGGAGCTGACAAGGAAAGCTGCTCGCAGTCAACCTGCTGGGTAGCCTGACCGAGCGCGTCGAGCCCAGGTTCCGAGGGTCAACCTCGTGCCGGGGCCACGCCCCCCAGAGCGAGCAGCTCGGACACGGTGACGAAGCGGTACCCCTGGGCCTTCAGGCTCTCGATGATGCGCCCGGCGGCCTCGATGGAGCCCGGCTTCGGGGCCCAGCCATCGTGCAGCAGGATGATGGAGCCGGGCTGTGTGGCCTCGAGCACCCGGGAAGTGATGAGCGCGGCATCCTGCGTGGCATGGTCATCGGGCACCACGTCGAAGGTGACGTGCGGGCGCCCCTGGCGCGAGAGCACCCAGGGCAGGACGAACAGCTTCTTGCCGAAGGGAGCGCGGAAGGGAATGTCCCCGCGCACGCCCACCTCACGCAGCAGGGCATCGGTCCGGGAGATCTCCTGCTCGACGAAGGAGGGAGAGCGGAGGACGAGCCGCTCGTGCGAGTAGGAATGGTTGCCGAGCTGGTGCCCCTCGGCGAGCACCCGGGCGGCGAGCTCCCGGTGGCTCTCGATGTTCCGACCCACCATGAAGAAGGTGGCCTTCACCTGGTGGCGCGAGAGCAGCTCGAGGACGGCCGGCGTATTGGCAGGGCCGGGCCCATCATCGAAGGTGAGCGCCACCACGCGCTCGGAGATCTCCACCCGGTGGTGCAGCGCTCCAAAGAGCTGGAAGCCGCGCGCGTTCGACAGGCGCCACAGGCCGATCAGCCCTCCCAGGACGAGCAGGACTCCCACACCCCATCGTTTCCAGTGCATGGTGACGCTGCGCTGCAGGAATCGAACCGGTCTTCAACCCCGCGAAAAGAGGAGCCCGCGCTCCAGGCGCCCACGGGCTGCGTGGGCAGCGAGCCACGGGCTCCTCGGAAGGCTCCCCTCAACGGGGAGGACTGGCGGCGCGCTTGGAGAGCACCTGTTTCACGTCCTCCAGGGTAAGGCCCAGGGGGCGCACGGCCACGAGCAGGTGGTAGAGGACGTCGGCCGCCTCCTCCACCGCGCGCGCCTTGTCACCATCGGCGCAAGCGGTGACGAGCTCCGCGCCCTCCTCGCCGATCTTCTTCAGCCGCAGGTTCCGGTCGTCCAGGAGCCGCCGCGTGTAGCTGGGCTTCTGTCCGGGCTCGGGCGCCTTGGCGGCCCGCTCGGAGATGGTGGCATCCAGCGCCACCAGGGCATCGAACCGGCCCGGGCCGAAGCACGTCTCCTCGCCGGTGTGGCAGGCAGGGCCCGCCTTCTGGACGCGCGCGAGGACAGCGTCTCCATCACAGTCGGCGCTGAGGGACACCACGCGCTGCACATTGCCGCTGGTGGCGCCCTTGTGCCACAGCCCTCGGGTGCGCGAGCGGTAGTGCATCTCGCCGGTGGCCAGGGTGCGCTCCAGGGCCTCGCGGTCCGCGTGCGCCACCATCAACACGTCACCGGAGGCCGCGTCCTGCGTCACCACGGTGACCAGCCCGTTGCCCTTGGTGAAGTCGAGCTTGGAGATGTCCAGCATCAGGCCCTCTTGTTCGCGCCCAGCAGCTCACGCACCTGGGAGGAGAGCGCCGCGTTGGTCGCGATGCCATTGCCACCGAACGAGGTGCGCGCCCCCGCCCAGTCGGTAAAGACGCCCCCAGCCTCCTCGATAATGGGCTGCAGCGCCGCCGCGTCCCAGGGCGAGAGCAGCTCGTCCACCATCACCTCGGCACGACCGGTGGCCACGAGCAGGTAGCCGTAGCAATCGCCCCACGTGCGATCCATGGACACCTTGGCGGCGAGTTCCCGCCACGCCTTGCCCCGCTCGGGGAACTGGAGGAAGCGCTCGTCCGTGGACAGCACCACCGCCTGGGAGAGCTGGGCCACGGAGGACACCTGGGTGCGCTTGTCATTCCAGAAGCAGCCAGCGCCGGGAGCAGCCACCAGCAGATCATTCACGGCCGGGAAGTACGCGGCGCCCGCGAGGATGCGCTCGCCCTCGGCCACGGCCACCAGCGTGCCCCACAGCGGCACGCCGCGGATGAACGTCTTGGTCCCGTCGATGGGATCGAGGATCCACCGGCGCCGGGCGCCGGGCCGTGTTTCCCCGAACTCCTCGCCGAGAATGCCGTCCTGGGGGAAGCGCGCCTCGATCCAGTCGCGAGCCGTCTGCTCGGAGGTGCGGTCGGCCACGGTGACGGGGGTGCCGTCTCCCTTGATGTCCACGGTGACGCCTCGGCGGAAGAACTCGAGGGCCACGTCCCCGGACTTCCGAGCCACCTCGGCGGCGGCCTGCATCAACCCTTGCGCTTCGGTCGTCATGCGACGCTCCTGATCTTCAGGCCGCTCGTTTGGAGCAGCGACTTGATCGCCCCGACGGTGGTGAGGCCGTCATGAAGGATGCCGGCCACCAGTGCCGCGTCCGCCCTGCCCTCCGTGAGCGCGTCGCGCACGTGCTGTGCGTTCCCCGCTCCCCCCGAGGCGATGACCGGGACGTCCACCCCCTCGGCGACGGCCCGCGTCAGCTCCAGGTCATACCCCGAACGAGCCCCGTCGCGATCGATGCTCGTGAGGAGGATCTCCCCGGCGCCGCGTTTCACACACTCGCGGGCCCAGGCCACGGCCTCCAGGTCCGTGGGGGTGCGACCTCCACGCGTGTAGACGCGCCAGCCGGTGCCCTCGCGCCGCGCGTCGATGCTGGCCACTACGCACTGGGCGCCGAAGCGCTCGGCGCACGCGGTGAGCAGCTCGGGGTTCGTCACCGCCGCCGAGTTGATGCTCACCTTGTCCGCGCCGGCGCGCAGGGCGCGGCCCACGTCGTCCACCGTGCGCACCCCGCCGCCCACGGTGAGGGGGATGAAGAGGCGCTCGGCGGTGCGTTGGACGACGTCCCAGAGTGTCTCGCGCTCATCGGCGGTCGCGGAGATGTCCAGGAAGGTGATCTCGTCCGCTCCCGCCGCCTCGTAGCGCGTGGCCAGCTCCACCGGGTCGCCCACGTCGCGCAGCCCCTCGAACTGGACGCCCTTGACCACGCGCCCGCCCTTCATGTCGAGGCAGACGATCAGCCGTCGCGTCAGCATCACTTCACCTCCAGGGCGACCGAGCCCTTGGTGCTGAACACGGTGCCTGAGTCCACCATGGCGTCTCGCAGCGCCAGGCCCACGGCCTTGAAGGCGGCTTCGGTGACATGGTGGCTGTCCTTGCCCCGGAGGATGCGCACGTGGAGCGTCACCTTGGCGTGCTCGCAGAAGGAGCGCATCCAGTGGTTGTAGAGCTTGTTGCGCAGCGGGCCGCGGTAATAGAAGCGCCCGCAGGTGTCGATGGCCGCATGCACCAGCGCATCGTCCATGGGGATGGTGCGCTCGCCGTATCGGGCGGCGGTGGGCGGAATCACCTGGTACACGGCGGTGCCCACGGCGATGGCGACGTCCTCCATGATGTGGTGGCGCAGGTCCCCGCGCGCGTGAAGCTTCATGTCCAGGCCAGCGTAGCGGGCGAAGGTTCCCAGCATGTGGTCGAAGAACTTCAGGCCGGTGTCCACCTCGGCGACACCCTTGCCGCGCACCAATTCGACGCGAATCTGCGTCTCCTTCGTCTCTCGAGTCACGACCGTCATGCGAACTCCCGTGCGACCGTGGCCGCATCCAGTGTGCCGGTGTAGAGCGCCATGCCGATAACGGCGCCATAGGCCCCGGCTTCCGCCAGGGCGCGCAGGTCCTCCAGGGTGGTGACGCCGCCCGAGGCGTACACGCGGTGTCGGCAGCCTCGCACCACCTCCTGCATCAGCGGCAGGTCCACGCCTCCCATCTGTCCCTCCTTGTGGACGGCGGTGACGAGCAGCCCTCCCAGGGGCAGCGGGTCCAGGACAGCCAGCACGTCGGCCACGTCCCGGGCGCTGCCAGCGGTCCAGCCGCGCGTCACCACCTCGCGGCCCTTCACGTCCGCGGCCACCACCACGCGGCCAGGGAAGCGGCTCGCCATCTCGGAGAGCCACGCGGTGTCCTCGATGGCGCGCGTGCCCACGACGGCGTACGAGGCGCCGCTGGCGAGCACTGCCTCCACCCGGGCCGTCTCGCGTACGCCTCCGCCCACCGTGAAGGTGATGCCTGGCTCGTGCCCCAGCAGCCGGGTGATGACCTCCATGTTGGAGCCCTTGCCCAGCGCCGCGTCGAGATCCACCACGTGGAAGGTGCTGAAACCGAAGCCGCGCCAGCGCTTCAGGGCGTCGATCGGATCCTTTACCCGCACCTTCTCGGCGTCATACGAGCCGCCCACGAGCTGTACACAGGCGCCCTCGCGCAAGTCGATGGCTGGGATGGCGATCACGGCGCCACCTCCTTGAGGAACGCCTGCACGAAGGCGACGCCGGCGGTGGAGCTCTTCTCCGGGTGGAACTGCACCCCGAGCACCTTGCCGCGCCGCACCGAGGCGGGGAAACGGTCCTCTTCATGGGTGGTCCAGCCCACCACCACCTCGGGCTCCTCGGCGCGGCAGACGAAGCTGTGCGCGTAGTAGACGGTGTCCAGCTTCGTGCCCTGCACGGCGGCGTCCTCGTCCACGGAGTTCCAGCCGATATGGGGCACATGCCTGGCACGCAGCCGCGTCACCCGTCCCTTGAAGACGCCGAGCCCCTGGCCCTCGCCCTCGTCGCTGCCCTCGAAGAGCAGTTGCATGCCCAGGCAGATGCCGAGACACGGCAGTCCATTCTCCAGAGCCTGGCGCATCTTCTGGCGACCGGGCTCCATCCGGGCCGCCGCGGCGCCGAACGCGCCCACACCGGGCAGCACGAGGACGTCCGTGTCCAGTGCCTTCACCGGGTCAGTCTGCACGCGCACGTCCGCGCCCACCACCGTGGCGATTGCCTTGGCCAGCGAGTGCAGGTTGCCCGCGCCATAGTCGAACAGGGTCACTCTCCTCACCGCCGTGCCTCCCGCAGCGCCTGGAGCGCCGCCTCCATCATGGGCCAGGGTCCACAGCCGATTCGGAGCGCATCCCCTACCCCGGTCAAGCCTTGGAATGCCCGGACGTTCACATCCAGCTCCCGCATGCGCGACGCGATCCGAGGCGCGTCTGGCAGCGGGACGAAGAGGAAATTGGCCTCGGACGGCATGGGCTCGAGGCCCTGTGCCTTCAGTGCCTCCGCCATCCGCTGGCGATTCGCCTTCGCCTCCTCGGCGCGCGCCTTCATCCAAGCGACATCCTCGGTGAGGGCGGCGATGGCCATGCGCTCGGCGATGCCGCTGTGCTTGTACGGGCCGCGCGCCTTCTCCACCTCGGCCACCAGCTCGGGACGCCCGATCGCATAGCCCACGCGCATGCCCGCCAGGCCAAACGCCTTGGAGAGCGTCCGGGTGACGAGCACGTTGGGCCGCGAGCGCACCAGGTCCACGTTGCTGGAGCTGGCGAACTCCACATACGCCTCATCCACGAGGACGATGCCGGGGGCCGCGTCCACCAACCGCTCCAGGGCGGCGCGCGAGGCCACCGTGCTGGTGGGGTTGTTGGGTGAGCACACGTAGAGGAGCCGGGAGCCCGTGGCGAGCATCGCATCGACGTCGATGTCGAAGTCTGGGCGGAGCGGCACTGGGGTGAAATGCAGGCCGTTCACCTTCGCGAAGTAGCCCATCATCGAGAAGGAAGGATCCGGCACGGCGATGCGCTCGCCGGGCTCCAGAAAGGCGCGCAAGGCACAGTCGATGAGATCATCCGAGCCGCAGCCCGTGGTCAGCCAGGAGGGCTCGAAGCCCGTGTACGCGGAGAGCGCCTGCTTGAGGTCCGGCGCGTAACTGATCGGGTACCGGGTGACGGTGGAGGTGGCGGCGTCGCGAAGGGCGCGCTCGGCGGCCGGGGGCATGCCGAAGAGGTTGGTGTTGTCGCTCAGGTCGACACGGCACGGCACCACGGGCGGAGCATAGAGCGAGATGTCCCGGTAGGAGGGTCGGGTGCGGATCATGGATTCCTCCAGGCCCGGGCGGCTTCGGCGTGAGCGAAGAGGCCCTCACTGTCGGCCAGGGCGCCCACGTCATCGGCGAGCCGCGCCGCCGCGTCCCGGTCCACGCGCTGGTAGGTCGTCCACCGGTAGAAGTCGAGCACGGACAGCCCCGAGTAGGCGTGCCCCAGGCCCGCGGTAGGAAGCACGTGGTTGGCGCCCGTCATGTAGTCACCGAAGGCCACGGAGGCGCGCTCGCCGAGGAACACGGTGCCACAGTTGCGCACGAGGGAGAGGTGCTCCTGGGGTGCGGCGGTGGCAATCAGCAGATGTTCGGGCGCGAAGTCCGAGACGAAGGGCCACGCCTCGTCCAGAGAGCCCACACTGAGCACGGCGCCGCGCTCGCGCAGGGCGGTAGCAACGATCTCCCGGCGTTGAGCCCGGGCCGCCGCGCGCTCCACCGCCGAGGCCACGGCTTCGGCCAGCGCGGAGCCCACCGCGAGCGTCACACAGCAGGCGTCCGGATCGTGCTCGGCCTGGGCGAGCATTTCGCGGGCCACGGCCTCTGGATTCGCCGATCCGTCGGCGACGACGAGGATCTCACTGGGCCCGGCCGGCGCGTCGATGGCGACGGCGTCCACCACCTGGAGCTTGGCCGCGGCGACATAGGCATTGCCGGGGCCGACGATGCGATCCACGCGCGGCACGCTCTGGGTGCCATAGGCCATGGCCGCCACGGCGCCCGCTCCGCCCAGGGCGAAGACTCGGTCCGCGCCCGCGAGCGCCGCCGCCGCGAGGACACCCGCCGCGGGCAGCCCATCCGGCCCTGGAGGCGAGCAGACGATGACCTCCCCTACTCCGGCCACCTTCGCCGGCACCACGCCCATGAGCACGCTGCTGGGGTACACGGCCCGGCCACCTGGTGCGTATACGCCCACGCGTCCGAGCGGATCGGGCCGCCGACCCACGACGACACCAGGCTCGGTCTCCACCTCGGTGGCGTGGGGGCGCTGAGCGGCGTGCGCCTTGGAGATGTTACGAGCGGCGCGCTCCAAGGCGTGGCGCACCTTCGGATCGAGCGAGGCGAGCGCCGCCTCCCAGCGGGACCGAGGCACCTCCACGGCGGTAAGGGTGGCACGGTCGAACTCTCGTGCCATCTCCAGGAGCGCCCGGTCCCCGTCACGGCGGACACGCTCGATGATGTCGCGAGTGCGGGAGGCAACCTGGGCGTCGGACTGGCCCGAGCGGTCCAGGAGGCGACGTCGGTCCTCGGTGGACAGGGCGGCCAGGGGGCCGCGGTACTTGAGGGCGTCGGCGCTCACGGCATCAACCTCTCGATGCGGGTGACGAGGATACCCTCGCAGCCCAGGGCCTTCAGGGCGTTGATGGTGCGGTAGATGGTCTTGGCGGGGACGACGGCATGCACGGCGACGTAGTCACTGTTCAGGATGTCCACGACCGTGGGGCCATTCAGTCCGGGGAGCACTTCCCGTACGCCGGAGAGCGCCTTCCGAGGCACGTTGGCCATCAGGTAGCGCTTGCCCCGAGCGGCGAGCACCGAGCCCAGCGCCTGCTTCAGCTCCTCCAACTTGCGAGCGGCCTCTGGGGTGTTGCTCTTGCTGGCCACCAACCGGGCGCTGGACTCCAGCACGGTGACCACTTCGCGCAGACCGTTCATCTTGAGGGTGGAGCCCGTGGAGGTCAGGTCCACGACGATGTCCGCGATGCCCAGGTGGGGAGCAATCTCCGCCGCTCCGGACACGGGCACCACGGTGACCTGCTGCCCCCGCTTCTCGAAGAACTCCTGGGTGAGCCGGGGGAAGCAGGAGGCCACGCGCATCCCATTCTTCACATCGTCGGCGGAGGTGATGCCGCTCTCCTCACGGGCGGCGACGACGAGTCGGCACTTACCGAACTCCAGGTCCATCAGGAGGTCCAGCTCACGGCCGGCCTCGTTGACCAGGTCCCATCCGGTGACGCCGGCCTGGGCGGCGCCATCGGCGACGAACTCGGGGATGTCCTGAGCGCGGACGAAGATGGCTTCGAATTCACCGCCGAGGGAGGCAGTGAGCGCCCGCTCGCCACGGACGCGGACCTCGAGTCCGGCGTCATTGAACAGCTCACGAACCTCTTCGGAGAGGCGACCTTTGTTGGGGAGGGCGATCTTCAGCATCGGGGGATTCCAGGGTGGTGTGTGGAGAGAACGCTGAAACGAAAAAAGCCCGTCCTGGGGGGACGGGCTTTCGGTCACTGCGGCAGGGCCGGGAGGGTGGTTCTTCTAGGCAGTCACCCAGGCATGCGCGCGGCGAGCGGTCCCGTCAGGGCCGAGCCGATGATGCGCATGATGGTGATGCACGGAGAGACGCACGGCTCCATGAGTATCGGAAAGCGCCCCGACCCGTCAACCAGGACGCCCCCCAACCCAAGCGTCCCGAATGAGAGACTCAGCATCTCCCGAGCGGGACTGTCGCTGTCTGCGGCAAGTCCTCAACGCTGCCGTTTGCCTGCACGCCAGCGCTGGCCCGTCTCATGCTTGAGCGCTGCGGGCGATGTCCGGCCCGCACGATCTCTTTGTTCGCTTCACCTTCGGCCACCCCGAGCGAGCCGCCGCCGAGCTGCGGGCTGTGCTGCCACCCGA includes these proteins:
- the hisG gene encoding ATP phosphoribosyltransferase; protein product: MLKIALPNKGRLSEEVRELFNDAGLEVRVRGERALTASLGGEFEAIFVRAQDIPEFVADGAAQAGVTGWDLVNEAGRELDLLMDLEFGKCRLVVAAREESGITSADDVKNGMRVASCFPRLTQEFFEKRGQQVTVVPVSGAAEIAPHLGIADIVVDLTSTGSTLKMNGLREVVTVLESSARLVASKSNTPEAARKLEELKQALGSVLAARGKRYLMANVPRKALSGVREVLPGLNGPTVVDILNSDYVAVHAVVPAKTIYRTINALKALGCEGILVTRIERLMP